One region of Jatrophihabitans cynanchi genomic DNA includes:
- a CDS encoding metallophosphoesterase family protein: MQELTRRRLRRVGEFVLRWALRIALPLAGASAMLHLFPYHAIAGGVRFKVAATLFTRSGITADTTFGSWIFGNVDGLPIGIHLSPQNVDVVKMASAATADPQAYVDSLREDFSAQVPKIVAWLAGEALLGVLLGLLVSAAVNLAVRQLRGLPRRERELRLRGRQLAASFAVLVVVAAYGAASYNPDWTKQSRLTGTLGALQLFPGQLRAYYQQRATAFDVVSGIASIQAQLQQRIEQKSTPPTSFNIMYISDMHLAGTYPLVQQYAQNFDVSLIINTGDESQFGTAAELSPGYVAQITSLTKVAPMIWLAGNHDSPTTAQIMAKIPGVTVLGGKTTDASGGFAVTAQQLQAFGLHIAAIPDPRVYGAAGVYGADDDKLTDPLERGAMDHALQKVSEDDRFDIFATHEPVAADEIAKVLDGRVRQTNSGHTHKQNADSEVQGGKTIKLVEGSTGAGGLKEVGLEVKPSPVAFSIESVAQDCQFTKVVRFQVNGAAPTSTDLSTADAQNVTASTLYLKPQDVADGRTCSTTQGISTAAQLS; the protein is encoded by the coding sequence GTGCAGGAGCTGACAAGGCGGCGATTGCGCCGGGTGGGTGAGTTCGTGCTGCGCTGGGCGCTGCGGATCGCGCTGCCGTTGGCGGGGGCGTCGGCCATGCTGCACCTGTTCCCGTACCACGCGATCGCCGGCGGCGTCCGGTTCAAGGTCGCGGCGACCCTGTTCACCCGGTCCGGCATCACCGCCGACACCACCTTCGGCAGCTGGATCTTCGGCAACGTCGACGGGTTGCCGATCGGGATCCACCTGAGCCCGCAGAACGTGGACGTGGTGAAGATGGCGTCGGCCGCCACCGCGGACCCGCAGGCCTACGTCGACTCGCTGCGCGAGGACTTCTCCGCGCAGGTGCCGAAGATCGTGGCCTGGTTGGCGGGTGAGGCGCTGCTCGGGGTGTTGCTCGGCCTGCTGGTGTCCGCGGCAGTGAACCTGGCGGTGCGGCAACTGCGTGGCCTGCCGCGGCGTGAACGCGAACTGCGGCTGCGCGGACGCCAACTGGCAGCGTCGTTCGCGGTCCTCGTCGTGGTAGCCGCGTACGGCGCCGCGAGCTACAACCCGGACTGGACGAAACAGTCGCGGCTGACAGGCACGCTCGGGGCGCTGCAGCTGTTCCCGGGCCAGTTGCGCGCGTACTACCAGCAGCGCGCGACCGCGTTCGACGTCGTCAGCGGCATCGCCAGCATCCAGGCGCAGTTGCAGCAGCGCATCGAGCAGAAGTCCACGCCGCCGACCTCGTTCAACATCATGTACATCTCCGACATGCACCTGGCCGGTACCTATCCGCTGGTGCAGCAGTACGCGCAGAACTTCGACGTCTCGCTGATCATCAACACCGGCGACGAGTCGCAGTTCGGGACGGCGGCGGAGTTGTCACCCGGGTACGTCGCGCAGATCACGTCGCTGACCAAGGTGGCGCCGATGATCTGGCTGGCAGGCAACCACGACTCGCCGACGACGGCTCAGATCATGGCGAAGATCCCGGGGGTCACGGTGCTCGGTGGCAAGACCACGGACGCCTCCGGCGGGTTCGCCGTCACCGCCCAGCAACTTCAGGCGTTCGGGCTGCACATCGCAGCCATCCCCGACCCGAGGGTGTACGGCGCGGCCGGTGTCTACGGCGCGGACGACGACAAGCTCACCGACCCGCTGGAGCGGGGCGCGATGGACCACGCGCTGCAGAAGGTGTCCGAGGACGACCGGTTCGACATCTTCGCCACGCACGAACCGGTCGCGGCCGACGAGATCGCCAAGGTGCTGGACGGACGGGTGCGTCAGACGAACAGCGGCCACACCCACAAGCAGAACGCCGACAGCGAGGTGCAGGGCGGCAAGACGATCAAGCTGGTCGAGGGTTCGACCGGCGCGGGCGGGTTGAAGGAGGTCGGGCTCGAGGTCAAGCCGTCGCCGGTCGCGTTCAGCATCGAGTCGGTCGCGCAGGACTGCCAGTTCACCAAGGTGGTGCGCTTCCAGGTGAACGGGGCCGCGCCGACGAGCACGGACCTCAGCACGGCCGACGCGCAGAACGTCACGGCGTCGACGCTGTATCTCAAGCCGCAGGACGTGGCCGACGGTCGCACCTGCTCGACTACTCAGGGCATCAGCACGGCGGCGCAGCTCAGCTGA
- a CDS encoding PLDc N-terminal domain-containing protein — MLMFDGVFGLALLGLWIFCIIDVITTPEDRCRNLPKVVWVLIVLLLTFVGSIVWLFAGRPWDAAAAGSKRAPAARRPADRRPVATNPDDDEEFLAGLRARAEEQRRRARRAEPHEDEPPAGPVS, encoded by the coding sequence ATGCTGATGTTCGACGGAGTGTTCGGCCTAGCCCTGCTCGGCCTCTGGATCTTCTGCATCATCGACGTCATCACCACCCCCGAGGACCGCTGCCGCAACCTGCCCAAGGTCGTGTGGGTGCTGATCGTCCTGCTGCTCACCTTCGTCGGTTCGATCGTCTGGCTGTTCGCCGGCCGCCCGTGGGACGCCGCGGCCGCCGGATCGAAGCGCGCGCCCGCCGCGCGCCGCCCGGCCGACCGCCGCCCGGTCGCGACCAACCCGGACGACGACGAGGAGTTCCTCGCCGGCCTGCGCGCCCGCGCCGAGGAACAGCGCCGCCGGGCCCGCCGGGCCGAGCCGCACGAGGACGAGCCGCCGGCCGGACCGGTCAGCTGA
- a CDS encoding Nif3-like dinuclear metal center hexameric protein — MPTLADIITVLDGWFDPVWAESWDAVGLVCGDPVEPVERMVLAVDAVPATVAETLATRSQLLFTHHPLLLSGVHGVPADDPKGALVHRLVTGAAALFVAHTNADVAEPGVSDALAGRLGLTGLRPLQALPGEPLDKLVVFVPRVDAQRLIDALAGAGAGALGDYDRCAWTTEGTGTFRPLTGATPAIGKVGRVEQVAETRVEMVVPPSRRAAVLAALRAAHPYEEPAFDLLAGVPLPSGRGTGRIGELAEPMTLRGFTARAAAQLPGTTWGVRAAGDPDRQVRTVAVCGGSGGSLAERARRAGADVYLTADLKHHAAVEAVTERGAGAMALVDVAHWASEAPWLDEVADRLRSQFGTTVEVRVSRRVTDPWTLHTPSPETSPKRT, encoded by the coding sequence GTGCCGACGTTAGCCGACATCATCACCGTGCTGGACGGCTGGTTCGACCCGGTTTGGGCCGAGTCGTGGGACGCGGTGGGCCTGGTGTGCGGAGATCCGGTGGAGCCGGTCGAGCGGATGGTGCTCGCCGTCGACGCGGTGCCGGCCACCGTTGCCGAGACGCTCGCGACCCGCTCGCAACTGCTCTTCACGCATCACCCGTTGCTGTTGTCCGGCGTGCACGGTGTGCCGGCGGACGATCCGAAGGGCGCTCTCGTGCATCGCCTGGTCACCGGCGCGGCCGCGTTGTTCGTGGCCCACACCAACGCCGATGTCGCCGAGCCCGGCGTCTCGGACGCCTTGGCCGGTCGGCTCGGCCTGACCGGGTTGCGGCCGCTGCAGGCGTTGCCCGGCGAGCCGCTCGACAAGCTCGTGGTGTTCGTCCCGCGGGTCGATGCGCAGCGGCTGATCGACGCGCTGGCCGGCGCCGGCGCGGGGGCGCTCGGTGACTACGACCGGTGCGCGTGGACCACGGAGGGCACCGGGACGTTCCGTCCGCTGACCGGTGCGACGCCGGCGATCGGAAAGGTCGGTCGGGTCGAGCAGGTCGCCGAAACGCGGGTCGAGATGGTGGTGCCGCCGTCCCGGCGCGCCGCCGTGCTGGCCGCCCTGCGGGCAGCGCATCCGTACGAGGAGCCGGCCTTCGACCTGCTCGCGGGTGTGCCGTTGCCGAGTGGCCGCGGGACGGGCCGGATCGGCGAACTCGCCGAGCCGATGACGTTGCGCGGGTTCACCGCGCGAGCGGCGGCGCAACTGCCCGGCACCACGTGGGGTGTCCGCGCGGCCGGGGATCCCGATCGGCAGGTGCGCACTGTCGCCGTCTGTGGCGGGTCCGGCGGGTCGCTGGCCGAGCGGGCGCGCCGGGCGGGCGCGGACGTCTACCTGACCGCCGACCTGAAGCACCATGCCGCCGTCGAAGCGGTGACCGAGCGCGGCGCCGGCGCGATGGCGCTGGTGGACGTGGCGCACTGGGCGAGCGAGGCGCCGTGGCTGGATGAGGTGGCGGATCGTCTGCGCAGCCAGTTCGGCACTACGGTGGAGGTGCGAGTCTCCCGTCGCGTCACCGATCCGTGGACGCTGCACACCCCGTCACCCGAAACGAGTCCGAAGCGCACGTGA
- a CDS encoding zinc ribbon domain-containing protein — MNADHAVQLRLLDLQAADTVLAQLAHRRTNLPELAAIAERGKHGVDLHNDAIDAETRLADIAEDQRRLENEVDTVRSRQARDEQRLQSGGLPAKELEGLQHELVSLKRRQATLEDELLEIMEVREDADSSVAEIGAKRAALAAELAELEAARDAAFEEIDAAVALRRAERDSIVAEIPADLLALYERAREHGGGVGAAMLRHRRCEGCHIELSGSELTAVRSAAPDAVVRCEECRRILVRTAESGL; from the coding sequence GTGAACGCAGACCACGCCGTCCAGCTCCGCCTGCTCGATCTGCAGGCCGCTGACACCGTCCTCGCCCAGCTCGCGCACCGGCGCACCAACCTGCCCGAACTCGCCGCGATCGCCGAACGCGGCAAGCACGGTGTCGACCTGCATAACGACGCCATCGACGCTGAGACGCGACTGGCCGACATCGCCGAGGATCAGCGGCGGCTGGAGAACGAGGTCGACACCGTCCGGTCCCGGCAGGCACGCGATGAGCAACGCCTGCAGTCCGGTGGGCTGCCGGCCAAGGAGCTGGAGGGCTTGCAGCACGAGCTGGTCAGCCTGAAGCGGCGGCAGGCGACGCTCGAGGACGAGCTGCTCGAGATCATGGAGGTGCGCGAGGATGCGGACAGCTCCGTCGCCGAGATCGGCGCGAAACGTGCGGCGCTCGCGGCCGAGCTGGCCGAGCTCGAAGCGGCGCGGGACGCCGCGTTCGAGGAGATCGACGCGGCTGTCGCGTTGCGCCGCGCCGAGCGTGACTCGATCGTCGCGGAGATCCCGGCCGATCTGCTGGCTCTCTACGAGCGGGCCCGCGAGCACGGCGGCGGTGTCGGCGCCGCGATGTTGCGGCACCGACGTTGCGAGGGTTGCCACATCGAATTGTCCGGTAGCGAACTGACCGCGGTGCGCTCCGCCGCACCGGATGCCGTGGTGCGGTGCGAGGAGTGCCGCCGGATCCTGGTGCGCACGGCCGAATCCGGCCTGTGA
- a CDS encoding SLC13 family permease yields the protein MHGAPAEVVAVALLAFSLAVAVFRPRGVSEAVVAVPAAGLVVLLGIVPADAAGRTLRELAPTVGFLAGVLVFGHLCDEAGVFAYLGASAARAARTRPRRLLVLVVVLAAAVTAVLTLDATVVLLTPVVLAVTRRSAVAVRPYAYACVRLANSGSLLLPVSNLTNLLAFSTTDLSFGRFAALMLLPWLLACSGEWLGVRTYFRRDLPNAGEAPELAQPAAPRYALAVLVVTVCGFVLLSSLDVPVAWAAGAGCLLLLAPRFARRDISPRRLLDEASLGFCAFVLALAVVVDAVARHGLGSALAQLVPSGSSLAALLGIAFLAALLANVVNNLPATLVLLPLVAANPAAVLAMLVGVNVGPNATFGGSLATLLWRRMLPAEERPRVREFHAFGLLSVPLIVAVATAGLWLGVRLVGV from the coding sequence GTGCACGGCGCCCCCGCAGAAGTCGTTGCCGTCGCACTACTCGCATTCAGTCTCGCGGTGGCGGTGTTTCGGCCTCGTGGGGTCAGCGAGGCCGTCGTCGCAGTACCGGCTGCCGGACTGGTCGTCCTGCTCGGAATCGTTCCGGCAGACGCGGCCGGACGCACGCTGCGCGAACTGGCACCGACGGTGGGCTTCCTCGCCGGGGTGCTCGTCTTCGGGCATCTGTGCGACGAGGCGGGCGTGTTCGCCTATCTCGGCGCGAGCGCCGCCCGCGCCGCCCGCACGCGACCACGACGCCTGCTGGTGCTGGTCGTGGTGCTCGCCGCCGCCGTGACGGCAGTGCTCACGCTGGATGCGACAGTCGTGCTGTTGACGCCGGTCGTGCTGGCGGTGACGCGACGATCAGCAGTCGCGGTTCGCCCCTATGCATATGCGTGCGTACGACTGGCCAACAGCGGCTCACTACTGCTGCCGGTCTCCAACCTCACCAACCTGCTCGCGTTCTCCACCACCGATCTGTCCTTCGGGCGCTTCGCCGCCCTGATGCTGCTGCCGTGGCTGCTCGCTTGCTCCGGCGAATGGCTGGGGGTGCGCACGTACTTCCGGCGCGACCTGCCCAATGCCGGCGAGGCACCGGAACTCGCGCAGCCGGCGGCGCCGCGCTACGCGCTGGCCGTGCTCGTCGTCACCGTGTGCGGGTTCGTGCTGCTGTCCTCGCTCGACGTTCCGGTCGCGTGGGCGGCCGGCGCCGGATGCCTCCTGCTGCTCGCACCACGGTTCGCCCGGCGCGACATCTCGCCGCGACGTCTGCTGGACGAGGCCAGTCTCGGCTTCTGCGCGTTCGTGCTCGCGCTCGCGGTCGTGGTCGACGCCGTCGCGCGGCACGGCCTCGGGTCGGCGCTGGCACAACTGGTCCCGTCGGGCAGTTCCCTCGCCGCACTGCTCGGCATCGCGTTCCTGGCCGCGCTGCTGGCGAACGTCGTGAACAACCTGCCGGCCACGCTCGTGCTGCTGCCGCTGGTTGCGGCAAACCCGGCGGCGGTACTCGCGATGCTGGTCGGCGTGAACGTCGGGCCGAACGCGACCTTCGGCGGCTCACTCGCGACACTGCTGTGGCGGCGGATGCTGCCTGCGGAGGAACGGCCGCGGGTGCGCGAGTTCCACGCCTTCGGGCTGCTTAGCGTGCCGCTGATCGTCGCCGTCGCGACAGCCGGGCTCTGGCTCGGCGTGCGCCTCGTGGGCGTGTGA
- a CDS encoding mechanosensitive ion channel family protein, producing the protein MTTASVRHLSLTPLTDVGLWARTNGLQIILIVLGAILLTRFANWSGARITSHIDELNSGEDVLVRSEAAKHRHALAQVITWVSLVVIYCLAAVLVVQRFGIPLSGIVAPATVAGVALGFGAQRIVQDILAGFFLISERQYGFGDVIRINVLGVGTPVTGTVEEVTLRITQIRSLDGEVIITSNGQIVQVTNLSRDWARAVVDVPLPATVGVDRANEVLKRVGEQAYRDERLRPLLLDAPSVMGVESIDVDSFNVRVIARTLPGRQFEVGRALRARITNAFAATGLNVSTTVDSAPPTSDDREERD; encoded by the coding sequence GTGACCACCGCATCGGTACGACATCTGTCGTTGACACCGCTCACCGACGTCGGTCTGTGGGCACGCACCAACGGCCTGCAGATCATCCTGATCGTGCTCGGCGCGATCCTGTTGACCCGCTTCGCGAACTGGTCGGGCGCACGGATCACGAGCCACATCGACGAGCTCAACAGCGGCGAGGACGTACTAGTCCGCTCCGAAGCGGCGAAGCATCGGCATGCGCTCGCTCAGGTCATCACCTGGGTCAGCCTGGTCGTCATCTACTGCCTCGCCGCGGTGCTCGTCGTGCAGCGGTTCGGAATCCCGCTCTCCGGCATCGTCGCGCCGGCGACCGTGGCGGGCGTTGCACTCGGCTTCGGCGCGCAACGCATCGTGCAGGACATCCTGGCGGGCTTCTTCCTGATCTCCGAGCGGCAGTACGGCTTCGGTGACGTCATCCGCATCAACGTGCTCGGTGTCGGCACCCCGGTGACCGGCACCGTCGAGGAGGTCACGCTGCGCATCACGCAGATCCGCTCGCTCGACGGGGAGGTCATCATCACCTCGAACGGCCAGATCGTGCAGGTGACGAACCTGTCACGCGACTGGGCACGCGCGGTGGTCGACGTCCCGTTGCCTGCCACCGTCGGCGTGGACCGCGCGAACGAGGTACTCAAGCGGGTCGGTGAGCAGGCCTACCGCGACGAGCGGTTGCGTCCGCTGCTGCTGGACGCACCGTCGGTCATGGGCGTCGAGTCGATCGACGTCGACAGCTTCAACGTGCGGGTGATCGCGCGCACGCTGCCCGGTCGGCAGTTCGAGGTAGGTCGCGCACTGCGCGCGCGCATCACCAACGCCTTCGCCGCGACCGGCCTGAACGTGTCGACGACCGTCGACTCGGCCCCACCGACGAGTGACGACCGCGAGGAGCGCGACTGA
- a CDS encoding histone H1-like repetitive region-containing protein, with protein MTAPRKAAKKTAAKKAPAKKAAAKKAPARKAAAKKAPAKRAAAKKTAAKKAPAKKAAAKKTAAKKAPAKRAAAKKTAAKKTAAKKTAAKKAPAKKAAAKKTAAKKTAAKKAPAKRAAAKKTAAKKAPAKKAAAKRAPAKRAR; from the coding sequence ATGACCGCACCGAGAAAGGCCGCGAAGAAGACCGCGGCCAAGAAGGCTCCGGCCAAGAAGGCCGCGGCGAAGAAGGCGCCGGCCAGGAAGGCGGCGGCCAAGAAGGCTCCGGCCAAGCGCGCTGCTGCGAAGAAGACCGCGGCGAAGAAGGCTCCGGCCAAGAAGGCTGCCGCGAAGAAGACCGCGGCCAAGAAGGCTCCGGCCAAGCGCGCTGCCGCGAAGAAGACCGCAGCCAAGAAGACCGCAGCCAAGAAGACCGCGGCGAAGAAGGCTCCGGCCAAGAAGGCTGCTGCCAAGAAGACCGCGGCCAAGAAGACCGCGGCGAAGAAGGCTCCGGCCAAGCGCGCTGCCGCGAAGAAGACCGCAGCCAAGAAGGCTCCGGCCAAGAAAGCTGCCGCGAAGCGGGCTCCCGCCAAGCGCGCACGCTGA
- a CDS encoding RNB domain-containing ribonuclease, translating into MGSHRVAGAPVDFAALRSELQVAGDFAPEVSAEAERAATHLDLPDADATDIAFVTVDPAGSRDLDQAVHIARNGDGYLVSYAIADVASFVSPDSALDEATHRRGETLYFPDARVPLHPPVLSEGAASLLPGQVRPAVLWQFTLDHAGEVSEVQVRRARVRSTAQLDYDGLQAALADRTAPDAVSLLAEVGELRLALARRRHAINLDLPEQVVARDGMTGWTLRLRVPLPVESYNAEISLLTGMCAARIMLDGGYGILRTVPPPAPGAVDALRRAARALGVQWPHGAQPGDVLAAVDRSSGRQVAFIEHAVALLRGAGYTTVDTRPPEQPLHAGIGAPYAHVTAPLRRLVDRYGSEICLALHAGEPVPTWVRDRLPQLPEEMAEADRRAHEIDRAVVDATEAWLLRGRVGTVFAATVIDANEHSGTIVIDEPAVRAPCDGQHLPVGERVSARLVEADVVKHRVRFERA; encoded by the coding sequence GTGGGTTCGCATCGAGTCGCCGGCGCACCTGTCGACTTCGCTGCACTTCGCAGCGAGCTTCAGGTCGCCGGCGATTTCGCGCCCGAGGTGAGTGCCGAAGCCGAACGTGCCGCGACGCACCTCGACCTTCCCGATGCCGACGCCACCGACATCGCGTTCGTCACCGTCGACCCCGCCGGCAGCCGCGATCTGGACCAGGCCGTGCACATCGCCCGCAACGGCGACGGCTACCTCGTCAGCTACGCGATCGCCGATGTGGCGTCGTTCGTGTCACCCGACTCCGCGCTCGACGAGGCCACCCACCGCCGCGGGGAGACGCTCTACTTCCCCGACGCACGCGTCCCGCTGCATCCGCCGGTGCTCAGTGAAGGCGCAGCCAGCCTGTTGCCCGGCCAGGTACGCCCCGCGGTGCTGTGGCAGTTCACGCTCGATCACGCCGGCGAGGTGTCCGAGGTACAGGTACGCCGCGCGCGCGTACGCAGCACCGCGCAGCTCGACTACGACGGACTGCAGGCGGCGCTGGCCGACCGCACCGCACCTGACGCGGTGTCGCTGCTTGCCGAGGTCGGCGAACTGCGTCTGGCGCTCGCGCGGCGGCGGCACGCGATCAACTTGGATCTGCCCGAACAGGTCGTGGCCCGCGACGGTATGACTGGCTGGACGCTGAGGTTGCGCGTTCCGTTGCCGGTCGAGTCGTACAACGCAGAGATCTCGTTGCTCACCGGCATGTGCGCCGCGCGGATCATGCTCGACGGCGGCTACGGCATCCTGCGCACCGTGCCGCCGCCTGCACCCGGTGCGGTCGACGCGCTGCGAAGGGCCGCGCGTGCGCTCGGCGTGCAGTGGCCCCACGGGGCGCAGCCGGGCGACGTGCTCGCCGCCGTGGACCGGTCCAGTGGCAGACAGGTCGCCTTCATCGAGCACGCGGTCGCGTTGCTGCGCGGTGCGGGCTACACCACCGTTGACACGAGGCCTCCCGAGCAACCGCTGCACGCGGGCATCGGCGCGCCGTACGCCCATGTCACGGCACCGCTGCGCCGCCTGGTCGATCGCTACGGCAGCGAGATCTGCCTGGCGCTGCACGCCGGCGAACCGGTCCCGACCTGGGTGCGGGACCGGTTGCCGCAACTGCCCGAGGAGATGGCCGAGGCCGACCGGCGGGCGCACGAGATCGATCGAGCGGTCGTCGATGCGACCGAGGCCTGGCTACTGCGCGGACGCGTCGGCACGGTCTTCGCGGCTACCGTGATCGACGCGAACGAACACTCCGGCACGATCGTCATCGACGAACCGGCGGTGCGAGCGCCGTGCGACGGTCAGCACCTGCCCGTCGGCGAACGCGTCTCCGCACGACTCGTCGAGGCCGACGTCGTCAAGCACCGCGTCCGGTTCGAGCGGGCCTGA
- the panB gene encoding 3-methyl-2-oxobutanoate hydroxymethyltransferase, giving the protein MRHHMTQPSLYGGVSTRRITIRDLQAAKERGERWPMLTAYDYSTARVFDEAGIPVLLVGDSAANVVYGYDTTVPVTVEELLPLVRGVVRGTKRALVVADLPFGSYQSSAAQALDSAARFMKDGGAQAVKLEGGQRVVPQVEALVAAGIPVMAHIGLTPQSVNAFGGYRVQGRGDEASHRLLQDAKALQHAGAFAVVMEVVPSDVAAQVTKALHIPTIGIGAGPSCDAQVLVWQDMAGLRGAGKPAKFVKEFADVAGVLRDAATRYGDEVRAGSYPAAEHEYQ; this is encoded by the coding sequence GTGAGGCACCACATGACCCAGCCCAGCCTGTACGGCGGCGTGTCCACCCGGCGGATCACCATCCGCGACCTGCAAGCGGCCAAGGAGCGCGGCGAACGCTGGCCGATGCTCACGGCGTACGACTACTCGACCGCGCGCGTGTTCGACGAGGCCGGCATCCCGGTGCTGCTCGTCGGCGACTCGGCCGCGAACGTCGTCTACGGCTACGACACGACCGTGCCGGTGACCGTCGAGGAGCTGCTACCGCTCGTGCGGGGCGTGGTACGCGGCACCAAGCGCGCGCTCGTCGTCGCCGACCTTCCGTTCGGCAGCTACCAGAGCTCTGCGGCGCAGGCGCTGGACAGCGCGGCGCGGTTCATGAAGGACGGCGGCGCGCAGGCGGTCAAGCTCGAGGGCGGCCAGCGAGTGGTCCCGCAGGTCGAGGCGCTCGTCGCCGCCGGCATTCCGGTGATGGCGCACATCGGGCTCACCCCGCAGTCGGTGAACGCGTTCGGCGGCTACCGGGTTCAGGGCCGCGGCGATGAGGCCTCGCACCGGCTGTTGCAGGACGCGAAGGCGCTGCAGCACGCCGGCGCGTTCGCGGTCGTCATGGAGGTCGTGCCGTCGGACGTCGCCGCGCAGGTGACCAAGGCGCTGCACATCCCCACCATCGGTATCGGTGCCGGCCCGTCGTGCGACGCGCAGGTGCTCGTCTGGCAGGACATGGCCGGGCTGCGCGGTGCGGGCAAGCCGGCCAAGTTCGTCAAGGAGTTCGCCGACGTCGCCGGCGTGCTGCGCGATGCCGCGACCCGGTACGGCGACGAGGTCCGCGCAGGCAGCTACCCCGCCGCGGAACACGAATACCAGTAG
- a CDS encoding NAD+ synthase, which yields MPSLRLALAQVNYTVGDLAGNAAMVLERTKAAAAAGAHLIAFPEMTLTGYPPEDLVLRASFRRASQQALRTLAADLQAAGLGETAVLVGYLDDDGAARNALAFVHRGTVVARYFKHHLPNYGVFDERRYFTSGSTFVVVRHLGVDIALTICEDVWQDGGPFAVAGAAGVGLVVNINGSPYERDKDDSRLPLLQRRAAEAGAPVLYVNTVGAQDELVFDGDSMLVRPNGEVALRAPQYVEDVYYADIDLAAAPADPPLSVGAAMTVQRFATQAPSALPTARDAVTPIAAQVAPRTPDCAEVWGALVTGLRDYVRKNGFRSVTLGLSGGIDSAVVAAIAADAIGGENVHGVSLPSSYSSEHSKTDAADLAERLGASYRVVPIAPMVDAFVSALALSGLAEENVQARVRGTTLMAISNAEGHLVLATGNKSELAVGYSTIYGDAVGGFAPIKDVPKTLVWELARWRNEHASDTGRRPPIPENSIGKPPSAELRPGQLDTDSLPDYAILDAVLERYVDGDQGVAEIVAAGFDAELVVRVAALVDRAEWKRRQYPPGPKISFKSFGKDRRLPITNRWRDEQTGGQ from the coding sequence GTGCCCTCTCTACGGCTCGCTCTGGCGCAGGTCAACTACACCGTCGGCGACCTCGCCGGTAACGCCGCGATGGTGCTCGAACGGACCAAGGCGGCGGCCGCCGCAGGAGCGCACCTGATCGCCTTCCCGGAGATGACGCTCACCGGCTATCCGCCCGAGGACCTGGTGCTGCGGGCGTCCTTCCGGCGCGCCTCGCAGCAGGCGCTGCGGACGCTGGCGGCCGACCTGCAGGCGGCCGGCCTGGGCGAGACCGCGGTCCTGGTCGGCTACCTCGACGACGACGGCGCCGCGCGCAACGCGCTCGCATTCGTGCACCGCGGCACGGTCGTGGCCCGGTACTTCAAGCACCACCTGCCGAACTACGGCGTCTTCGACGAGCGTCGCTACTTCACCTCGGGCTCGACGTTCGTCGTGGTCCGGCACCTGGGCGTGGACATCGCGCTCACGATCTGCGAGGACGTCTGGCAGGACGGCGGCCCGTTCGCGGTGGCCGGCGCGGCGGGCGTGGGGCTGGTCGTCAACATCAACGGCTCGCCGTACGAGCGCGACAAGGACGACAGCCGGCTGCCGCTGCTGCAGCGGCGCGCGGCAGAGGCCGGTGCGCCGGTGCTGTACGTGAACACCGTCGGCGCGCAGGACGAGCTGGTGTTCGACGGTGATTCGATGCTCGTCCGGCCGAACGGCGAGGTGGCGCTGCGCGCGCCGCAGTACGTCGAGGACGTGTACTACGCCGACATCGACCTGGCCGCGGCACCGGCCGACCCGCCGCTGTCCGTCGGCGCGGCGATGACCGTGCAGCGGTTCGCCACCCAGGCCCCGTCGGCCTTGCCCACCGCTCGCGACGCGGTGACGCCGATCGCCGCGCAGGTGGCGCCGCGGACCCCGGACTGCGCCGAGGTCTGGGGCGCCCTCGTCACCGGGCTGCGTGATTACGTCCGCAAGAACGGCTTCCGCTCGGTGACGCTCGGGCTCTCCGGCGGAATCGACTCCGCCGTCGTCGCGGCCATCGCCGCCGACGCGATAGGCGGCGAGAACGTGCACGGTGTCTCGCTGCCCAGTTCGTACTCCTCCGAGCACTCCAAGACGGACGCTGCCGACCTGGCCGAACGCCTCGGCGCGAGCTATCGCGTCGTGCCGATCGCCCCGATGGTCGACGCGTTCGTGTCGGCATTGGCCTTGAGCGGGCTCGCCGAGGAGAACGTGCAGGCCCGCGTGCGCGGGACCACGCTGATGGCGATCTCCAACGCCGAGGGGCACCTGGTTCTGGCGACAGGGAACAAGAGTGAGCTGGCGGTCGGCTACTCGACGATCTACGGCGACGCGGTCGGCGGATTCGCGCCGATCAAGGACGTGCCCAAGACCCTCGTGTGGGAACTGGCTCGCTGGCGCAACGAGCACGCGTCAGACACCGGCCGGCGACCGCCGATCCCGGAGAACTCGATCGGCAAGCCACCGTCGGCCGAACTGCGGCCCGGACAGCTGGACACCGACTCGCTGCCGGACTACGCGATCCTCGACGCGGTGCTCGAACGCTACGTGGACGGCGATCAGGGCGTCGCCGAGATCGTCGCCGCAGGGTTCGACGCGGAGCTCGTCGTCCGGGTCGCCGCGCTCGTCGACCGCGCCGAATGGAAGCGGCGGCAGTACCCGCCGGGGCCGAAGATCAGCTTCAAGTCCTTCGGCAAGGACCGGCGGCTGCCCATCACCAACCGCTGGCGGGACGAGCAGACCGGCGGTCAGTGA